One genomic window of Gracilinema caldarium DSM 7334 includes the following:
- the pstA gene encoding phosphate ABC transporter permease PstA: MHDVELARMRTRKLSAAFFYGLVIIATVLSVSILFIIISHIFMNGIGALNLDFFTQIPKPYGEEGGGIAPAIVGTLIMLAVAALIAIPVGVATAIFIVEYGQTKFATAVRFAVELLAELPSIVVGIFIWALVVRSITGYSGLAGSLALAVIMIPIIARSVEEILKLVPDTLREAALALGTPRWKVVLFIVIPTVLPGLLTSIMLAVARAAGETAPLLLTSLGNTFFNFDLRRPMAAMPLQIYSYAISPYDDWHKKAWGATLLLIALVGIISGAVKYFTRRWNHESH; this comes from the coding sequence ATGCATGATGTTGAACTTGCCCGGATGAGAACCAGAAAGCTTAGCGCCGCCTTCTTTTATGGATTAGTGATTATTGCTACCGTACTTTCTGTATCAATACTCTTTATTATCATTTCTCATATATTTATGAATGGTATAGGGGCTCTTAACCTGGATTTTTTCACGCAGATTCCAAAACCCTATGGTGAAGAAGGGGGTGGTATTGCACCAGCCATAGTAGGTACCCTGATTATGCTTGCAGTAGCAGCTCTTATTGCAATCCCAGTAGGGGTGGCAACAGCGATTTTTATTGTGGAATATGGGCAAACTAAATTCGCTACTGCAGTTCGTTTTGCAGTAGAACTGCTTGCAGAACTTCCTTCGATAGTAGTTGGTATCTTTATCTGGGCTTTAGTAGTAAGATCGATTACAGGATATTCAGGCTTAGCAGGTTCTTTGGCGCTCGCAGTCATCATGATCCCGATTATTGCTCGAAGTGTAGAAGAAATTTTAAAATTGGTTCCGGACACCCTTCGAGAAGCAGCGCTTGCACTAGGTACTCCCCGATGGAAGGTAGTACTTTTTATTGTGATACCAACGGTATTACCAGGACTGCTTACCAGTATCATGCTGGCGGTAGCCCGAGCTGCAGGAGAGACCGCTCCATTGCTCCTTACGTCCCTTGGTAATACATTTTTTAATTTTGATCTACGCAGACCCATGGCAGCTATGCCCCTGCAAATCTATAGTTATGCTATTTCACCCTATGATGACTGGCATAAGAAAGCCTGGGGGGCAACCCTCTTACTCATTGCATTAGTAGGCATTATTAGTGGTGCGGTTAAATACTTTACACGAAGGTGGAATCATGAGTCTCATTAA
- the pstC gene encoding phosphate ABC transporter permease subunit PstC, with translation MKKPWMVLREKLKLGKAADPGRLSVIRDPGDRVFSVIIGSASAFVIVLLSAFVLLLFYDSLESIERFGFSFFSGSDWNPVETELNPISFGALPFIFGTVVTSVGALILATPLALGSALFIVEYAPLWLGKIVSFIIELLVAIPSVAYGIWGLFVLVPFMRSTVEPFLQTLLEPIPMLNMLVEGPPIGQDLLTGSVILAIMILPTILSVSREILKNVPRLQKEGMLALGATKWEVLTGAVLPYARGGIVGGAMLGLARAIGETMAVTMVIGNSTTKISPSLLTPGYTIASAIANQFTEADSSIYFSAIVELGLLLLLVASAFNILAHFLTNYILKGGDARHA, from the coding sequence ATGAAAAAGCCCTGGATGGTCTTGAGAGAGAAGCTCAAACTTGGTAAAGCAGCGGATCCGGGGCGCTTATCCGTTATAAGAGACCCGGGCGACCGGGTCTTTTCGGTGATTATCGGAAGCGCCTCTGCCTTTGTTATAGTTCTTCTTTCTGCCTTTGTATTACTCCTTTTTTATGACTCCCTGGAATCGATTGAACGTTTTGGGTTTAGTTTTTTTTCCGGTTCAGACTGGAATCCGGTAGAAACTGAATTGAATCCCATCAGTTTTGGAGCTCTTCCCTTTATATTTGGCACCGTTGTTACGTCGGTGGGAGCCCTCATTCTTGCCACCCCCTTGGCATTAGGATCGGCCCTTTTTATTGTTGAATATGCTCCCCTTTGGCTTGGAAAAATCGTCAGCTTTATCATAGAACTTTTGGTAGCCATACCCAGTGTGGCCTATGGCATCTGGGGGCTCTTTGTACTTGTTCCCTTTATGCGAAGTACTGTAGAACCCTTTCTGCAAACCCTCCTAGAGCCTATTCCTATGCTGAATATGCTCGTGGAAGGTCCTCCTATTGGTCAGGATTTGCTCACGGGCAGTGTGATTCTTGCAATCATGATCCTTCCCACTATTCTTTCTGTATCCCGGGAAATATTAAAAAATGTGCCCCGACTCCAAAAAGAGGGTATGCTGGCCCTGGGTGCAACCAAATGGGAAGTGTTAACCGGTGCGGTCCTTCCCTATGCTCGGGGGGGTATTGTTGGCGGTGCCATGTTAGGGCTTGCGCGGGCAATCGGTGAAACCATGGCAGTAACCATGGTTATAGGAAACAGTACCACTAAAATAAGTCCCTCGTTATTAACGCCGGGTTATACCATAGCCAGTGCAATAGCTAATCAGTTTACCGAAGCCGACTCCTCAATTTATTTTAGTGCAATCGTCGAGTTAGGGCTTTTGCTCCTTTTAGTTGCATCGGCCTTTAATATATTAGCTCACTTTTTAACCAATTATATTTTAAAAGGAGGCGATGCCCGTCATGCATGA
- the pstS gene encoding phosphate ABC transporter substrate-binding protein PstS, protein MKKLAMTMVSALVLGTTLFAQAIPGSGLIKGAQAGEAKNLTGAGATFPAVLYSKWFSEYNKLTGVQVNYQSIGSGGGIKSISDMTVDFGATDGPMTDEQLAAAKGGEIVHIPAAMGAVVPTYNIPELAKVKDSLKFTPETLAGIYLGEIVKWNDDKLVADNPVLKNVNKYIVVARRSDGSGTTNIWTSYLAAVSESWAKKVGAGNSVQWPVGLGGKGNEGVAGVVKQTPYSIGYVELAYANQNKLAVGQVKNKAGKFITPNMKTASLAAQGVTLPEDMRVKLVNSDNTEAFPIVGFTWLLAYTNQTDPSKALALTRMLWWATHDGQQYCEALDYAPLPVDAIKKSEVLIKKIQVNGKQALPESISK, encoded by the coding sequence ATGAAGAAACTGGCAATGACTATGGTGAGTGCCCTGGTGCTTGGTACCACCCTCTTTGCTCAGGCTATACCCGGAAGCGGCTTAATAAAGGGAGCTCAGGCAGGTGAAGCAAAGAATCTTACCGGTGCAGGGGCTACTTTCCCCGCAGTCCTGTACAGCAAATGGTTCAGCGAATACAACAAGCTTACCGGAGTACAGGTAAACTACCAGTCAATTGGTTCTGGTGGTGGTATCAAGAGTATCAGCGATATGACCGTTGATTTCGGTGCTACCGATGGACCCATGACCGATGAACAGCTTGCCGCAGCCAAGGGCGGAGAAATTGTACATATTCCCGCTGCTATGGGTGCCGTTGTCCCTACCTACAATATTCCTGAGCTTGCAAAAGTTAAGGACAGTCTTAAGTTTACCCCTGAAACACTGGCAGGAATTTACCTCGGTGAAATTGTAAAATGGAATGATGACAAACTTGTAGCCGACAATCCGGTTCTGAAGAACGTCAACAAATATATCGTAGTAGCCCGCCGTTCCGATGGTTCCGGTACTACCAATATTTGGACGAGTTATCTGGCTGCGGTAAGCGAAAGCTGGGCAAAAAAGGTTGGTGCCGGTAACTCTGTTCAATGGCCTGTGGGTCTCGGTGGAAAGGGAAACGAAGGTGTGGCTGGTGTCGTAAAGCAGACTCCTTATTCAATCGGTTATGTGGAACTGGCTTATGCTAACCAGAACAAGCTTGCGGTTGGTCAGGTAAAAAATAAGGCCGGTAAGTTTATAACCCCCAATATGAAGACCGCTTCGCTCGCCGCTCAGGGAGTGACCCTTCCTGAAGATATGCGGGTTAAGCTGGTAAATAGTGATAACACCGAAGCCTTCCCTATTGTTGGTTTTACCTGGCTGCTTGCCTACACCAATCAGACTGACCCTTCAAAAGCCCTTGCTCTGACCCGGATGCTCTGGTGGGCTACCCATGATGGACAACAGTACTGCGAAGCCCTGGACTATGCACCCCTCCCTGTAGATGCAATCAAGAAATCTGAAGTGCTGATTAAGAAAATACAGGTTAATGGTAAACAGGCGCTGCCTGAAAGCATTTCCAAATAA